One Bacillota bacterium genomic region harbors:
- a CDS encoding thioredoxin produces the protein MLELNKENFEQEVLQAQGLVLVDFWSPKCEPCMELMPAITELSEQYSAVKFGKVNIMENRRLAIGQKVLGLPTILIYKDGEKAAELSKDFSVEDVEAELKRLLG, from the coding sequence ATGCTGGAGCTAAATAAAGAGAACTTTGAACAGGAAGTCTTGCAGGCCCAGGGTTTGGTGTTGGTGGACTTCTGGAGCCCCAAATGCGAACCGTGTATGGAACTGATGCCAGCCATAACAGAACTCTCGGAGCAATACAGCGCTGTTAAGTTTGGCAAAGTGAATATCATGGAGAATCGTCGTTTGGCAATTGGTCAGAAAGTGTTGGGCTTGCCCACCATCCTCATTTATAAAGACGGAGAAAAAGCGGCAGAGCTGAGCAAAGACTTTTCCGTCGAGGATGTGGAAGCAGAGTTAAAACGCTTACTGGGATAG
- a CDS encoding beta-aspartyl-peptidase: MKLKLGRIKIRDIQFGAKSGIDAGVLTINQEEMIGQLADERLENIQIELAHPGESIRIMPVKDVIEPRLKVEGSGGVFPGFMHKVDMVGQGTTVVLDGAAVVTTGKIVGFQEGIIDMTGPGAAYTPFSKTHNVVVKADAVANLSQHEHEAAMRALGLKAATYLAELAWDIEPDSTEEYEHLNFRDNLEKFKGLPRVAYVYMLQTQGLLHDTYVYGVDAKRILPTLMSPTEIMDGAIVSGNCVSACDKNTTYHHLNNPVVHDLLERHGKDINFVGIIITNENVTLADKERSSNFTAKLASMLGLDGAIISEEGFGNPDTDLIMNCTKLEKQGIKTVLITDEYAGRDGASQSLADADPLANAVVTGGNANMVVTLPKLDKVIGDDSPADVIAGGFDGSLADDGTITVEIQAIIGATSELGFNKLSAREI; the protein is encoded by the coding sequence ATGAAACTGAAATTAGGGCGAATTAAGATCCGGGACATTCAGTTTGGGGCAAAATCCGGTATTGATGCAGGTGTGCTTACGATTAATCAGGAGGAAATGATTGGTCAGCTGGCTGATGAACGTTTGGAAAACATTCAGATTGAACTGGCTCACCCCGGTGAATCGATTCGGATTATGCCGGTCAAAGATGTTATTGAGCCGCGCCTGAAGGTTGAGGGAAGCGGTGGCGTTTTCCCCGGCTTTATGCACAAAGTGGATATGGTTGGCCAAGGCACAACAGTGGTCCTAGATGGCGCTGCTGTGGTTACCACCGGCAAGATTGTCGGTTTTCAGGAAGGGATAATCGATATGACCGGCCCCGGCGCCGCATATACGCCATTTTCAAAAACACATAACGTGGTAGTCAAGGCCGATGCGGTAGCTAACCTCAGCCAACACGAACATGAGGCAGCTATGCGCGCTTTGGGGCTGAAGGCCGCTACTTATCTGGCAGAGCTGGCCTGGGATATTGAGCCCGATAGCACTGAAGAATACGAGCATCTGAACTTCCGGGATAATCTGGAGAAGTTCAAGGGTTTGCCCCGGGTAGCGTATGTATATATGCTGCAAACCCAGGGTCTGCTCCACGACACTTATGTCTATGGCGTCGATGCCAAGCGGATTCTGCCAACCCTGATGTCTCCCACTGAAATAATGGATGGGGCAATTGTCAGCGGTAACTGCGTCAGCGCCTGTGACAAAAACACCACGTACCATCATCTCAACAACCCGGTGGTTCATGACTTGTTGGAACGCCATGGCAAGGACATAAATTTTGTCGGCATCATCATTACCAATGAAAACGTAACTTTGGCCGATAAAGAACGTTCCTCTAACTTCACCGCCAAGTTGGCGAGTATGTTGGGACTTGACGGCGCAATTATTTCTGAGGAAGGGTTCGGCAATCCCGATACAGATTTGATTATGAACTGCACCAAGCTGGAAAAGCAGGGGATTAAGACTGTCCTCATTACCGATGAGTATGCCGGTCGGGATGGAGCATCCCAATCCCTCGCCGATGCCGACCCGCTTGCCAATGCCGTTGTTACCGGCGGCAACGCCAATATGGTGGTAACACTGCCGAAGCTGGATAAGGTTATCGGCGACGACAGTCCGGCCGATGTCATCGCTGGCGGCTTTGACGGCAGTCTGGCGGATGACGGCACAATAACCGTGGAAATCCAGGCAATTATTGGCGCAACCAGCGAACTGGGCTTCAATAAATTATCGGCCCGCGAAATCTAG
- the grdB gene encoding glycine reductase complex selenoprotein B gives MSKLRIVHYLNQFFGQVGGEDKADTPPFVKEGPVGPGTALQAALADQAEIVATVICGDSWFNENIEDAQKQVLSMICEQKPDLVIAGPAFNAGRYGVACGAVAQVVNQELGIPVVSGMYPENPGVEMYRKYAWIVETGDSAAAMRKAVPAIINLVGKLIAGEQPESGYIKRGIRQNYFAQERGSRRAVDMLVAKLKGEGFETEYPMPSFDRVEPQPALKDLAKAKIALVTSGGIVPKGNPDHIESSSASKYGKYDIDGVNDLTAETFATAHGGYDPVYANQDADRVLPVDVLRELEAEGRIGSLHRYFYSTVGNGTAVASAKKFAIEIAADLKQDGVDAVILTSTUGTCTRCGATMVKEIERAGLPVVHMCTVVPISMTVGANRILPTVAIPHPLGDPNMPATDEKDLRRKLVEKALAALTTEVEGQTIFED, from the coding sequence ATGAGCAAATTGCGTATCGTCCATTACCTCAACCAGTTCTTTGGTCAGGTTGGGGGCGAGGACAAAGCCGACACTCCTCCTTTTGTCAAGGAAGGGCCGGTCGGCCCCGGCACTGCCCTGCAGGCCGCCCTGGCCGATCAGGCAGAAATAGTAGCCACGGTGATTTGTGGCGACAGTTGGTTTAATGAGAATATTGAGGATGCCCAAAAGCAAGTCCTGTCAATGATTTGCGAGCAGAAGCCAGATCTGGTAATTGCCGGCCCCGCGTTTAACGCCGGGCGCTATGGTGTCGCTTGCGGCGCGGTCGCCCAGGTGGTTAATCAGGAGTTGGGAATTCCGGTGGTCTCAGGCATGTATCCCGAGAACCCGGGCGTGGAGATGTACCGTAAGTACGCCTGGATTGTTGAGACCGGTGACTCGGCTGCGGCCATGCGGAAGGCAGTTCCAGCAATTATCAATCTGGTTGGAAAGTTGATTGCCGGGGAGCAGCCCGAGAGCGGTTATATCAAGCGGGGTATCCGCCAGAACTACTTTGCCCAGGAGCGGGGTTCGAGGCGGGCAGTGGATATGCTGGTTGCAAAACTGAAGGGTGAGGGCTTTGAAACCGAATACCCAATGCCCAGTTTTGACCGGGTGGAACCCCAGCCCGCATTAAAAGACCTGGCTAAAGCCAAGATTGCGCTTGTAACTTCTGGTGGCATTGTTCCCAAGGGCAATCCGGATCACATTGAATCTTCCAGTGCTTCAAAATACGGCAAGTATGATATCGACGGCGTCAACGATTTGACCGCAGAAACATTTGCCACTGCCCACGGCGGCTATGACCCCGTATATGCAAACCAGGACGCTGATCGGGTCCTGCCGGTGGACGTCTTGCGGGAACTAGAAGCAGAAGGCAGAATTGGTTCTTTGCATCGGTACTTCTACTCCACCGTTGGCAACGGAACTGCAGTGGCCAGCGCCAAGAAGTTTGCGATTGAAATTGCAGCCGATCTGAAGCAGGATGGTGTTGATGCCGTGATACTAACCTCCACCTGAGGCACCTGTACTCGTTGCGGTGCAACGATGGTGAAGGAAATTGAACGCGCCGGCCTGCCGGTGGTGCATATGTGTACGGTTGTTCCGATTTCAATGACTGTGGGCGCCAACCGAATCCTGCCAACAGTGGCGATTCCCCATCCCCTAGGCGACCCGAATATGCCTGCCACCGACGAAAAGGATCTGCGTCGCAAGCTTGTCGAAAAGGCGCTTGCGGCTCTGACAACTGAAGTAGAAGGTCAAACGATATTTGAAGACTAA
- the trxB gene encoding thioredoxin-disulfide reductase, with protein MMANYDLIIIGGGPGGLAAGIYASRSKLNTLVIEKGTPGGQAATTEEMENYPGFFDGTSGPQLTEKMHQHASHFGCQFVKDEVTAVDFSGYEKVITTKKGSYTAKAVILATGAVPRELGLPGERELRGKGVSYCATCDADFYEDLDVVVVGNGDAAIEEAIYLTKFAEKVSIIVVHDEGVLDATKVIQERAFKNPKIHFVWNSVLESINGDGIVESVKVKNLKNGETWDLETNGVFIFVGTVPKTEFLQGVVDLDERGYIPANEQMETSVDGIYAVGDVRQKYLRQVVTAAADGAIAAVAAEKYLHEEENFRSEVLEQSRPVAVMFWSPFHQESMELVPKVEAAVTQAGNIGLVKIDTYRNQRIARRYGIEEIPTVVLFKAGEPAGRVNGADLTELAALLTQ; from the coding sequence ATTATGGCCAATTACGATTTGATTATTATTGGTGGTGGTCCCGGAGGTTTGGCTGCCGGCATTTATGCCTCCAGGTCAAAGCTGAACACGCTAGTTATTGAAAAGGGAACACCAGGCGGGCAGGCAGCAACCACAGAAGAGATGGAGAACTATCCAGGGTTTTTTGATGGCACTTCCGGGCCCCAACTCACAGAAAAGATGCACCAGCATGCTAGCCACTTTGGTTGCCAGTTTGTCAAAGATGAAGTTACTGCGGTGGATTTTAGCGGTTATGAAAAGGTTATTACAACCAAAAAGGGGAGCTACACCGCCAAAGCAGTTATTCTTGCAACCGGCGCCGTGCCCCGGGAGCTGGGCCTTCCCGGCGAGCGCGAACTCCGTGGCAAAGGAGTCTCCTACTGTGCAACCTGCGACGCTGATTTTTATGAAGATCTTGACGTTGTTGTCGTCGGCAATGGTGACGCCGCGATTGAGGAGGCGATTTACCTCACCAAATTCGCCGAGAAGGTAAGCATAATTGTCGTTCATGATGAAGGTGTGCTGGACGCCACCAAGGTAATCCAGGAGCGGGCATTCAAGAATCCAAAAATTCACTTTGTCTGGAATTCGGTGCTGGAATCAATCAACGGAGACGGTATTGTCGAGTCTGTCAAGGTGAAGAATCTAAAAAATGGCGAGACATGGGACCTTGAAACAAACGGTGTGTTTATCTTCGTTGGCACTGTGCCAAAGACCGAGTTCTTGCAAGGCGTTGTTGACTTGGATGAGCGCGGGTATATCCCCGCCAATGAGCAGATGGAAACTTCCGTGGATGGAATTTATGCAGTCGGCGATGTGCGTCAGAAATATTTGCGTCAGGTCGTTACTGCAGCCGCCGACGGGGCTATTGCCGCTGTCGCTGCCGAAAAATATCTCCATGAGGAAGAGAATTTCCGCTCTGAAGTGCTGGAGCAGTCACGGCCAGTGGCGGTTATGTTCTGGAGTCCCTTCCATCAAGAGAGCATGGAGTTGGTGCCCAAGGTTGAGGCCGCGGTTACCCAAGCAGGAAACATTGGCCTTGTAAAGATAGATACTTATCGCAATCAACGGATTGCCCGTCGTTACGGGATAGAAGAAATACCGACGGTGGTTCTGTTTAAAGCCGGCGAACCGGCAGGCCGAGTCAACGGCGCCGACCTCACGGAACTGGCTGCATTGTTAACCCAATAG
- a CDS encoding GrdX protein — MFIVITNNPLVAQWYKDSESDNFSIQWQRDSLLSVLTTARDLIHQGWKLVNHPLASSIKPNQTPFKTLLLGKTKHTLDYQSLQAIEDAFGAVAKSGPFPGANEDVLADLQLLDLEICKSIELPSWEE, encoded by the coding sequence ATGTTTATTGTTATAACAAATAATCCCTTGGTCGCCCAATGGTATAAAGATAGTGAAAGTGATAACTTTAGCATCCAATGGCAGCGTGACAGTTTGCTGTCGGTTTTGACTACAGCCAGAGATTTGATTCATCAAGGCTGGAAGCTGGTGAATCACCCGCTTGCTTCCAGTATTAAGCCCAATCAAACCCCGTTCAAAACGTTGCTTTTGGGTAAAACTAAACATACGCTTGATTATCAATCATTGCAGGCAATCGAAGACGCTTTTGGAGCTGTTGCCAAATCAGGGCCCTTTCCCGGGGCTAATGAAGATGTTTTGGCTGATCTACAGCTGCTAGATTTAGAGATATGCAAGAGTATTGAATTACCAAGCTGGGAGGAGTGA
- a CDS encoding glycine/sarcosine/betaine reductase complex selenoprotein A encodes MKDKKFVILGDRDGIPGPAIEECIKSFGGEVVFSTTECFVUTAAGAMDLENQGRIKELAEKYGAENLVVILGGAEAEASGMAAETVTSGDPTFAGPLAGVQLGLPVYHIFEEAVKSLVAEEVYEDQISMMEMVLEVDEIIKEVETYRNQK; translated from the coding sequence ATGAAGGATAAAAAATTTGTTATCCTCGGCGACCGTGACGGCATTCCCGGCCCGGCCATCGAGGAATGCATCAAGTCCTTCGGCGGTGAAGTAGTTTTCTCCACCACCGAGTGCTTTGTCTGAACTGCTGCAGGAGCAATGGACCTGGAGAACCAGGGTCGCATCAAAGAACTGGCGGAAAAATACGGTGCCGAAAACCTAGTTGTAATACTGGGTGGCGCGGAAGCTGAAGCTTCCGGTATGGCAGCCGAAACCGTTACCAGTGGCGACCCAACCTTCGCCGGTCCGTTGGCTGGAGTCCAGTTGGGACTCCCTGTTTATCATATTTTCGAGGAAGCTGTAAAAAGCCTGGTTGCTGAAGAAGTTTATGAAGATCAAATCAGCATGATGGAAATGGTGTTGGAAGTAGATGAGATTATCAAGGAAGTAGAGACATATCGCAACCAAAAATAG